In Candidatus Promineifilum breve, one genomic interval encodes:
- a CDS encoding M48 metallopeptidase family protein, translated as MTTMDKPPQEDWPVRVIRSAQRRKTVSARLEDGVLVIRAPESMRDDELVPIIDSLKKRIRRRGRTAPQSDDLLERRAQEMNKKYFDGRLKWRSVRYVTNQNVSRFGSCTPSDGTIRLSHRLASMPVWVRDYVLVHELAHLLEANHGPRFWKLVNRYPLTERARGYLMAVGLEKIEGDTE; from the coding sequence ATGACGACAATGGACAAACCGCCGCAAGAGGATTGGCCGGTGCGCGTCATCCGCAGCGCGCAGCGGCGCAAGACGGTCAGCGCCCGGCTGGAGGATGGCGTGCTGGTCATCCGCGCCCCCGAATCGATGCGCGATGACGAACTGGTGCCGATCATCGACAGCCTGAAGAAGCGCATCCGCCGCCGCGGTCGCACCGCCCCGCAGTCCGATGATCTACTGGAAAGGCGAGCGCAGGAAATGAACAAGAAGTACTTCGACGGCCGTCTGAAGTGGCGGTCGGTGCGCTACGTCACCAACCAGAATGTGAGCCGCTTCGGCAGTTGTACGCCGTCCGACGGCACGATCCGCCTCAGCCACCGGCTGGCGTCAATGCCGGTCTGGGTGCGTGACTACGTCCTCGTTCACGAACTGGCCCACCTGCTGGAAGCCAATCACGGCCCGCGCTTCTGGAAGCTGGTCAATCGCTACCCACTGACGGAACGCGCCCGCGGCTATCTGATGGCCGTCGGCCTGGAAAAGATCGAGGGCGACACCGAGTAG
- a CDS encoding CoxG family protein, which produces MKVEGRRIVAANREILWSLLHDPIVLQRCWPGCEILEAVGPDEYRAVFEIRIGQVVERFSGVLRLEQVVALHGFSFVADGRNDDGSLQARGRIQLEDAGDGTALGYEADGVATGRPAAVSSRLMMTTARAFARRGLDALEKEIAIRTRVYTTTTAVAPDEANVVPAVKDVRHMLQMRRWLILALTLLGALVLWRGLERRQARRVARQAVALLTQAPVEEAIIAAGDAFPEAA; this is translated from the coding sequence ATGAAAGTTGAAGGACGGCGCATCGTGGCCGCCAACCGTGAAATTCTCTGGTCGCTCCTCCACGATCCCATCGTGTTGCAACGCTGCTGGCCGGGCTGCGAAATCCTGGAGGCCGTCGGGCCGGACGAGTACCGCGCCGTCTTCGAGATTCGCATCGGCCAGGTCGTGGAGCGTTTCAGCGGCGTGCTTCGCCTGGAGCAGGTCGTGGCCCTCCACGGGTTCAGCTTTGTGGCCGACGGCCGCAACGACGATGGTTCTCTCCAGGCGCGGGGCCGGATCCAGCTGGAGGACGCCGGCGACGGCACGGCGTTGGGCTACGAAGCCGACGGGGTGGCGACCGGCCGCCCGGCGGCGGTGTCGTCGCGCCTGATGATGACCACGGCCCGCGCCTTCGCCCGCCGCGGTCTGGACGCGCTGGAAAAAGAAATCGCCATTCGTACGCGGGTCTACACCACCACCACGGCCGTCGCGCCGGATGAGGCCAATGTTGTCCCGGCCGTGAAGGATGTCCGTCACATGCTTCAAATGCGCCGCTGGTTGATTCTGGCCCTGACCTTGCTGGGCGCGCTGGTTCTGTGGCGCGGTCTCGAACGGCGGCAAGCGCGCCGCGTGGCCCGCCAGGCTGTCGCGCTATTGACACAAGCTCCCGTCGAGGAGGCCATTATAGCCGCCGGCGATGCCTTCCCGGAGGCCGCCTGA
- a CDS encoding ATP-dependent Clp protease ATP-binding subunit: MRFDRFTERAQDAATRAYEIVRRYGHSQVDTEHVFLALLEQEDGAVPQILTALTADGAAMIDRLDRELRASPKVSVYGGGVGQVFYTPRIRTVLELSQGEANRLKDEYISTEHIFLAILSERNTPSSRIVQEFGITRERVLEAIQELRGGQRVTNRQAESRYRTLDKYSRDLTQAARDGRLDPVIGRDSEILRVIQVLSRRTKNNPVLIGEAGVGKTAIVEGLAQKIITSDVPENLLNKRVVALDLGAMIAGSRFRGEFEERLKAAMEEIQRAQGEIILFIDELHTVVGAGSAQGAMDASNMLKPALARGELQCVGATTLDEYRQYVERDAALERRFAPVFVDEPSVEETIEMLHGLRGRYEAHHSVVFSPAAIDAAVKLSARYVTDRRLPDKAIDLMDEAAAKLRVALHTLPPGLKHLKTEIDALLAAEEEASAARDYERAQVSKADRLRLETEFNQLRESWQSEQKLDEIVDEHDVAEVIASWTGIPTSQMMETETVKLLEMEERLHERIVGQEQAIAALSDAIRRSRSGLSDPRRPIGSFIFLGSSGVGKTELAKALAEFMFDDEDALIRVDMSEYREQHTVSRLFGAPPGYVGYEQGGQLTEQVRRRPYSVVLFDEIEKAHPDVWNALLQLLDDGRLTDGQGRVVNFRNAVIVMTSNVGTSFVKKSGALGFAGMAAAEKENHKRIEEALKQTFRPEFINRIDEIIIFEPLTQENVVEIVKLQVKDVQARLAEHANLSIELTEPAQRWLAQQGLDKDFGARPLKRAIQRYVESALSIRLLKGEFKSGDRIRIDADDDGLTFLLLESAPLPQPVEALVESVAIE; encoded by the coding sequence ATGCGATTTGATCGTTTCACGGAACGAGCGCAGGACGCGGCGACGCGGGCCTACGAAATCGTGCGCCGCTATGGCCACTCTCAGGTCGATACCGAGCACGTCTTTCTGGCCCTGCTGGAGCAAGAAGATGGGGCCGTCCCCCAAATCCTGACCGCGCTGACGGCCGACGGCGCGGCTATGATCGACCGCCTTGACCGCGAATTGCGGGCCAGCCCCAAAGTGTCGGTCTATGGCGGCGGCGTGGGCCAGGTCTTCTACACCCCGCGCATCCGCACCGTCCTGGAGCTATCGCAGGGCGAGGCCAACCGCCTGAAGGATGAATACATCTCCACCGAGCACATCTTCCTGGCGATCCTGAGCGAGCGCAACACGCCATCGTCGCGCATCGTCCAGGAGTTCGGCATCACCCGCGAGCGCGTGCTGGAGGCCATCCAGGAGTTGCGCGGCGGCCAGCGCGTGACCAACCGCCAGGCCGAGAGCCGCTATCGCACGCTGGATAAGTACAGCCGCGATCTGACCCAGGCCGCCCGCGACGGCCGCCTCGATCCGGTCATCGGCCGCGACTCCGAAATCCTGCGCGTCATCCAGGTGCTCAGCCGCCGCACCAAGAACAACCCGGTGCTCATCGGCGAGGCGGGCGTGGGCAAGACGGCCATCGTCGAGGGGCTGGCCCAAAAGATCATCACCAGCGACGTGCCCGAAAACCTGCTCAACAAGCGCGTCGTCGCCCTCGACCTGGGGGCGATGATCGCCGGCAGTCGCTTCCGCGGCGAATTCGAGGAGCGCCTGAAGGCGGCGATGGAAGAGATTCAGCGCGCCCAGGGCGAGATCATCCTCTTCATCGATGAACTCCATACCGTCGTCGGGGCCGGTTCGGCCCAGGGGGCGATGGACGCCAGCAACATGCTCAAGCCGGCTCTGGCTCGTGGCGAGTTGCAGTGTGTCGGCGCGACGACGCTGGACGAATACCGCCAGTACGTGGAGCGCGACGCCGCGCTGGAGCGGCGATTTGCGCCCGTCTTCGTCGACGAGCCGTCGGTCGAAGAGACTATCGAGATGCTCCACGGCCTGCGCGGCCGCTACGAAGCCCATCACAGCGTGGTGTTTTCGCCGGCGGCCATTGACGCCGCCGTCAAACTGTCGGCGCGCTACGTAACCGACCGCCGCCTGCCCGACAAGGCCATCGACCTGATGGACGAGGCCGCGGCCAAGCTGCGCGTCGCTTTGCACACGCTGCCGCCGGGCCTGAAGCATCTCAAGACCGAGATCGATGCCCTGTTGGCGGCCGAGGAAGAGGCCAGCGCCGCCCGCGACTACGAGCGAGCGCAGGTTAGCAAGGCCGACCGGCTGCGGCTGGAGACCGAGTTCAACCAGTTGCGCGAATCGTGGCAGAGCGAGCAAAAGCTGGACGAGATCGTCGATGAACATGACGTGGCCGAGGTGATCGCTTCGTGGACGGGCATCCCCACCTCGCAGATGATGGAGACGGAAACGGTGAAACTGCTGGAAATGGAAGAGCGGCTCCACGAGCGCATCGTCGGCCAGGAGCAGGCCATCGCCGCCCTGTCCGATGCCATCCGCCGCAGCCGGTCGGGCCTCAGCGACCCGCGCCGGCCCATCGGCTCGTTCATCTTCCTGGGCAGCTCCGGCGTCGGTAAGACGGAGCTGGCGAAGGCGCTGGCCGAGTTTATGTTCGATGACGAGGACGCGCTCATCCGCGTGGACATGAGCGAATACCGCGAGCAGCACACCGTCAGCCGCCTGTTCGGCGCGCCGCCGGGCTACGTGGGCTATGAGCAGGGCGGGCAACTGACCGAACAGGTGCGCCGCCGGCCCTACTCCGTCGTCCTGTTCGACGAGATCGAGAAAGCCCACCCCGACGTGTGGAACGCACTGCTGCAATTGCTCGACGACGGCCGCCTGACCGACGGCCAGGGGCGGGTGGTCAACTTCCGCAACGCCGTCATCGTGATGACCAGCAACGTCGGCACGTCGTTCGTCAAGAAGTCCGGCGCGCTGGGCTTTGCCGGCATGGCCGCAGCCGAGAAGGAAAACCACAAGCGCATCGAAGAAGCGCTGAAGCAGACCTTCCGGCCGGAGTTCATCAACCGCATCGACGAGATCATCATCTTCGAGCCGCTAACGCAGGAGAACGTGGTCGAGATCGTCAAGCTCCAGGTGAAGGACGTGCAGGCGCGGCTGGCCGAGCACGCCAATCTGAGCATCGAATTGACCGAGCCGGCGCAGCGCTGGCTGGCCCAGCAGGGTCTTGATAAGGATTTCGGCGCCCGGCCGCTGAAGCGCGCCATCCAGCGCTACGTGGAGAGCGCCCTGTCGATTCGCCTGCTGAAGGGCGAGTTCAAGTCCGGCGACCGCATCCGCATCGACGCCGACGACGACGGCCTCACCTTCCTGTTGCTGGAAAGCGCCCCGTTGCCCCAGCCGGTGGAAGCGTTGGTCGAGAGTGTGGCGATTGAGTAG
- the murI gene encoding glutamate racemase — MGVLDSGVGGLSVLVHLRVLLPGEHLIYFADQAHIPYGPRPPAEVRAYTAAITRFLLGRDAKLIVVACNTATAAALDHLRQTFPDVPFVGMEPAVKPAAQTTRSGKVGVLATPSTLNSHRYADLMARFAGGITVFEDACAGLVQLIEAGALDAPETRALLQRVVGPMLAEGVDTLVLGCTHYPFIRPLLHEIAGDGVTIIDPAPAVARQARFVLQQRQLAAPDDQTGRACCFTSGRAEQLAAFALRLTGLKCDAAAVVWRGDDWVGTS; from the coding sequence GTGGGCGTCCTCGATTCCGGCGTCGGTGGCCTCTCCGTCCTCGTCCATTTGCGCGTCCTGTTGCCGGGCGAGCACCTGATCTATTTCGCCGACCAGGCCCACATCCCCTATGGCCCACGGCCGCCGGCCGAGGTGCGCGCCTACACGGCGGCCATCACCCGCTTCCTGCTGGGCCGCGACGCAAAACTCATCGTCGTCGCCTGCAACACGGCCACCGCCGCCGCCCTCGACCACCTGCGGCAGACCTTCCCCGACGTGCCCTTCGTGGGCATGGAGCCGGCCGTCAAGCCGGCGGCGCAGACCACGCGCAGCGGCAAAGTCGGGGTGTTGGCGACGCCGAGCACGCTCAATAGCCACCGCTATGCCGATCTGATGGCCCGCTTTGCCGGCGGCATCACCGTCTTCGAAGATGCTTGCGCCGGGCTGGTGCAATTGATCGAGGCAGGGGCGCTGGATGCGCCGGAGACGCGCGCCCTATTGCAGCGCGTGGTGGGGCCGATGCTGGCCGAGGGCGTCGATACGCTCGTGCTGGGTTGCACCCACTACCCGTTCATTCGCCCGCTGCTGCACGAAATCGCCGGCGACGGTGTGACGATCATCGATCCGGCCCCGGCGGTTGCCCGGCAAGCCCGGTTTGTGCTACAACAACGTCAACTGGCCGCGCCGGACGATCAGACGGGCCGGGCCTGTTGCTTCACCAGTGGCCGCGCCGAACAATTGGCCGCCTTCGCCCTGCGCCTGACCGGCTTGAAGTGCGACGCCGCGGCGGTGGTGTGGCGCGGGGATGATTGGGTGGGCACGTCCTGA
- a CDS encoding helix-turn-helix domain-containing protein, whose amino-acid sequence MATPEGLLTAETRPVIEQLAATRHDIEGQRAAALLAVDTGQSQAEAAAANGLTEGQVGYIVRKYREQGVAAFGSATASPVATTDEEEAEQLRVLVNELNAQVAELQRLVESKPATGDAATYSPARLLAMVRDNAQKLTPDMQLDVLRNFQGMSADDLLDLETWKGLAYMMTYSARFQADQVRGKMSDTINQVVPEPIQPGRLWQLGKSSLDRITPDFAKQILSTFQGASREDLLDPDTWKGVWYMITYSLQFQAEQLKQRLSATEESQ is encoded by the coding sequence ATGGCAACACCTGAGGGACTATTGACGGCCGAAACGCGGCCGGTCATCGAACAACTGGCCGCGACGCGGCACGACATCGAGGGTCAACGGGCGGCGGCCTTGCTGGCCGTGGACACCGGCCAAAGTCAGGCCGAAGCGGCGGCGGCCAATGGCTTGACCGAAGGCCAAGTCGGCTACATCGTCCGCAAATATCGCGAGCAAGGCGTGGCCGCTTTCGGCTCAGCCACAGCGTCGCCGGTCGCCACCACGGACGAAGAAGAGGCCGAGCAATTGCGCGTCCTGGTGAACGAACTCAATGCCCAGGTGGCCGAATTGCAGCGCCTGGTGGAGAGCAAACCGGCCACAGGCGACGCGGCCACCTACTCGCCCGCCCGCCTGTTGGCGATGGTGCGCGACAACGCCCAGAAGTTGACGCCGGATATGCAACTGGACGTACTGCGCAATTTCCAGGGCATGTCGGCCGATGACCTGCTCGATCTGGAAACGTGGAAGGGGCTGGCCTACATGATGACCTATTCGGCCCGCTTCCAGGCCGATCAGGTGCGCGGCAAGATGTCGGACACCATCAATCAGGTCGTGCCCGAACCGATCCAGCCCGGCCGCCTGTGGCAGTTGGGCAAGTCGAGCCTCGACCGCATCACGCCCGATTTCGCCAAGCAGATCCTGAGCACGTTCCAGGGCGCATCGCGGGAAGACCTGCTCGACCCCGACACGTGGAAGGGGGTCTGGTATATGATCACCTACTCGCTACAGTTCCAGGCCGAGCAGCTCAAGCAACGGCTGAGCGCGACGGAAGAATCGCAGTAG
- a CDS encoding phasin family protein — translation MTDQIEIIEETTEATNTLLSGLRRVLMAAVGAVVLTQEQIEDFVGKLVDRGEIADGDARKLINDVVERRKKIVHSGARKAEDEMDRRIESLLWRMNIPSKGEIDSLSDKIAELSRKVDDLNHQSPG, via the coding sequence ATGACCGATCAGATCGAAATAATCGAAGAGACGACCGAAGCGACCAATACCCTGCTCAGCGGCTTGCGGCGCGTCTTGATGGCCGCGGTGGGGGCCGTGGTGCTGACCCAGGAGCAGATTGAGGATTTTGTCGGCAAGCTGGTCGACCGGGGCGAGATCGCTGACGGCGACGCCCGCAAGCTGATCAACGACGTGGTGGAACGGCGCAAAAAGATCGTCCACTCCGGCGCCAGAAAAGCCGAGGACGAAATGGATCGGCGCATCGAGAGCCTGCTGTGGCGGATGAATATTCCCTCGAAGGGCGAAATCGATTCGCTGAGCGACAAGATCGCCGAACTGAGCCGCAAAGTTGACGACCTGAACCACCAGTCGCCAGGGTAG
- the arfB gene encoding alternative ribosome rescue aminoacyl-tRNA hydrolase ArfB: MENDLIVINDNLALPAAELQFRFTTGGGPGGQHVNKTATRVTLLFDVATSPSLDEATRACLLDRLASRLDRRGVLHIDVQESRSQWQNRSTAVARLQQLLAEALTVQAERRPTRPSRRARQERLADKKRRGAVKQERQRRWDD, encoded by the coding sequence ATGGAGAATGACCTCATCGTCATCAACGACAACCTGGCGCTGCCCGCGGCCGAGTTGCAGTTTCGCTTCACGACCGGCGGCGGGCCAGGCGGCCAGCACGTCAACAAGACGGCCACGCGGGTGACGCTGTTGTTCGACGTCGCCACTTCGCCCAGTCTGGACGAGGCGACGCGGGCCTGCCTGCTCGACCGGCTGGCGTCGCGCCTCGACCGGCGGGGCGTGCTCCATATCGACGTGCAGGAGTCGCGCAGCCAGTGGCAAAACCGCTCCACGGCCGTCGCCCGGCTGCAACAACTGCTGGCCGAGGCGCTGACGGTCCAGGCAGAACGCCGCCCCACCCGCCCCTCGCGCCGGGCGCGGCAGGAACGGCTGGCGGACAAGAAGCGGCGCGGGGCCGTGAAGCAGGAGCGCCAACGCCGCTGGGACGACTGA
- a CDS encoding O-antigen ligase family protein has protein sequence MIALPTEDKPPSTSGWLPRLAYYSFAVYLTLLLGTNSVAEMGGVLTWWPLWRLPGGSNEPVIIGALSLLPPISAAAWLAARVRGGGLRSLSWGWGRVTGPLLGLALLGLFSTLRLCPLGSCSPAAVLRLLLLLIHLFWVYLYVVNERVDLLPIIAVVVLAQAAVAVGQFVGQRDLGLQFLGESALDPQVSGISVVMRGAARWLRGYGFATHPNALAGTLVPLMLSLFVISRDATRARRGVAAVVVAIGFAALLTTLSRWAALCLGLGLAINLLPWLRDGRRSWRGGPPLGWGVWAALLLMALFFLAVYGDAVVGRVAHLETPIETRSVNERRRDTAISLQLIAAQPLAGVGLGNYLAAARRYDPWAGLVHAVPLRLAAELGVAALALWLWLVAGPVLRAGALGRFAPETGLWLAFWSLGLLDLAPNPLVELRSALLVGLVAALVARSAGRPRQIELDSSPTPPAA, from the coding sequence ATGATCGCATTGCCAACCGAGGACAAGCCACCGTCAACAAGCGGTTGGTTGCCGCGCCTGGCCTATTACAGTTTCGCCGTCTATCTGACATTGCTGCTGGGCACCAACAGCGTGGCCGAGATGGGCGGCGTGTTGACCTGGTGGCCGTTGTGGCGCTTGCCCGGAGGGAGCAATGAGCCGGTCATTATCGGGGCGCTCTCCCTCTTGCCGCCCATTTCGGCCGCCGCCTGGCTGGCCGCCAGAGTCAGGGGCGGTGGCCTACGTTCTCTCAGTTGGGGGTGGGGTCGGGTCACCGGGCCGCTGCTGGGCCTGGCGCTGCTGGGCTTGTTCTCCACCCTGCGCCTTTGCCCACTGGGGAGTTGCAGCCCGGCGGCTGTCCTGCGCCTGTTGCTGTTGTTGATCCATTTGTTCTGGGTCTACCTGTACGTGGTCAACGAACGCGTCGATCTGCTGCCGATTATCGCCGTCGTTGTCCTGGCGCAAGCGGCCGTCGCCGTGGGGCAGTTCGTCGGGCAGCGCGATTTAGGGTTGCAATTTCTGGGCGAGAGCGCGCTTGATCCCCAGGTCAGCGGCATCTCCGTGGTCATGCGCGGCGCGGCGCGTTGGCTGCGCGGCTACGGGTTCGCCACCCACCCCAACGCGCTGGCCGGCACGCTCGTCCCGCTCATGTTGTCGCTCTTCGTCATCAGCCGGGACGCGACGCGGGCGCGGCGCGGGGTGGCCGCCGTGGTCGTCGCCATCGGTTTCGCCGCGCTGCTGACCACTCTGTCGCGCTGGGCGGCGCTCTGTCTGGGGCTGGGATTGGCGATCAATCTACTGCCCTGGCTGCGCGATGGCCGGCGGTCGTGGCGGGGCGGCCCGCCGCTGGGTTGGGGCGTGTGGGCGGCCTTGTTGCTGATGGCCCTGTTCTTCTTGGCGGTCTATGGCGACGCCGTCGTCGGCCGCGTGGCCCACCTCGAAACGCCGATCGAGACCCGTTCGGTCAATGAACGCCGCCGCGATACGGCCATCAGTCTGCAACTCATCGCCGCCCAACCGCTGGCCGGCGTGGGGCTGGGCAATTACCTGGCCGCCGCGCGCCGGTACGACCCCTGGGCCGGGTTAGTCCATGCCGTGCCGCTGCGCCTGGCGGCCGAATTGGGCGTGGCGGCGTTGGCCTTATGGCTGTGGTTGGTGGCCGGCCCCGTCCTAAGGGCGGGCGCGTTGGGCCGCTTCGCTCCGGAGACGGGTCTGTGGCTGGCCTTCTGGTCATTGGGCTTGCTCGATCTGGCCCCCAATCCGCTGGTCGAATTGCGTAGCGCCCTGCTGGTGGGGCTGGTGGCCGCGCTCGTCGCCCGTTCGGCCGGCCGACCGCGACAAATAGAATTGGATTCATCCCCAACCCCGCCGGCCGCGTGA
- a CDS encoding SCP2 sterol-binding domain-containing protein, which translates to MPIYQSDSQLYASFQELFGIIERHDPKASDALLKASLAITFVCSAPAAAITINARKAPVQLLYGATNLQPTIEVGLTADTLHCLLLGEMRLSKAIGADLVTLKGPVWKTMSLADLFHYAQQFYPGVLQAHGLPTTCPGLSRE; encoded by the coding sequence ATGCCCATCTATCAAAGCGATAGCCAACTCTACGCCAGCTTCCAGGAGTTATTCGGCATCATCGAGCGGCATGATCCTAAGGCGTCCGACGCGCTGCTGAAGGCATCGCTGGCGATCACCTTCGTCTGCTCCGCCCCCGCGGCGGCCATCACCATCAACGCCCGCAAGGCGCCGGTGCAATTGCTCTACGGAGCGACTAATTTGCAGCCGACCATTGAGGTGGGGCTGACGGCCGACACGCTCCATTGCCTGCTCCTGGGGGAGATGCGCCTGTCCAAGGCCATCGGCGCCGACCTGGTGACGCTGAAGGGGCCGGTCTGGAAAACGATGTCGCTGGCCGATCTGTTTCACTACGCCCAGCAGTTTTATCCCGGCGTGCTGCAAGCGCATGGGCTGCCGACCACCTGCCCCGGCCTGAGCCGCGAGTGA
- a CDS encoding polyhydroxyalkanoate synthesis regulator DNA-binding domain-containing protein, with the protein MPVIKRYPNRKLYDTDAKRYITLNEIAALIRAGAEVVVMDHATDEDLTAVVLTQIIFEQEKQQKGFLPKSVLTNLVRAGGDTLGTLRRGLTLPLDLWRHVDEEIDRRVQHLISKGELAKEEGLRLREKLLSPMFAAPDTTAPNQAELERILTDHGVPTREELERLHAQLESLSAKLEGVIDQRASAS; encoded by the coding sequence ATGCCTGTTATCAAACGTTATCCCAACCGCAAGCTGTATGACACCGATGCCAAGCGCTATATCACGCTGAATGAGATCGCCGCGCTCATCCGCGCCGGCGCGGAAGTGGTCGTTATGGATCACGCCACGGACGAGGATTTGACCGCCGTCGTCCTGACCCAGATCATCTTCGAGCAGGAAAAACAACAAAAAGGCTTCCTCCCCAAGTCCGTTCTAACGAATCTGGTGCGGGCCGGCGGCGACACCCTCGGCACGTTGCGGCGCGGCCTGACCCTGCCGCTCGACCTCTGGCGTCACGTGGATGAGGAAATCGACCGCCGCGTGCAACACCTGATCAGCAAGGGCGAATTGGCAAAGGAGGAAGGGCTGCGCTTGCGCGAGAAGCTCCTCTCGCCCATGTTTGCCGCGCCCGATACGACTGCCCCCAACCAGGCCGAACTGGAGCGCATCCTGACCGACCACGGCGTGCCGACCCGCGAAGAACTGGAGCGGCTACATGCCCAACTCGAAAGCCTTTCGGCCAAGCTGGAAGGCGTGATCGATCAGCGAGCCTCCGCGAGCTAA
- a CDS encoding flavin reductase family protein, with translation MPITSESFRDALRLFPAGVTIVTIKSPAADVVHGLTVSGFASVSPDPPLILVSIDHRASAYPLLEAAGTCFAVNILGQDQMELSNRFAWLKDEDRFAEGEWDTAVTGAPILKDAMAWLDCTVYSRFSVGSHTIYIGEVQASGTPRPEDKPLLYWNRGYRRLVLK, from the coding sequence ATGCCGATTACATCAGAGAGTTTTCGCGACGCGCTGCGTCTCTTTCCGGCGGGCGTCACCATCGTCACCATCAAGTCGCCGGCGGCCGACGTGGTGCACGGGCTGACCGTCTCGGGCTTCGCCTCGGTCTCGCCCGACCCGCCGCTCATTCTGGTGTCGATTGACCATCGGGCGTCGGCCTACCCGTTGCTGGAAGCGGCCGGGACGTGTTTCGCCGTCAACATCCTGGGGCAGGATCAGATGGAACTCTCCAACCGCTTTGCCTGGCTCAAGGATGAAGATCGCTTCGCCGAAGGGGAATGGGACACGGCCGTGACCGGCGCGCCGATCCTGAAGGACGCTATGGCCTGGCTGGACTGCACCGTCTACTCGCGCTTTTCGGTCGGCAGCCACACCATCTACATCGGCGAGGTGCAGGCCAGCGGCACGCCGCGCCCGGAGGATAAGCCGCTGCTCTATTGGAACCGGGGCTATCGGCGATTGGTGTTGAAGTAG
- a CDS encoding pyridoxamine 5'-phosphate oxidase family protein has product MSRRRNPARWRAIEARLSRESTIWLATVRADGRPHLVPLWYVWLDEKLYVCTGSRTQKYTNMYNNQNVALALPDAANVVVIEGEAHTAGRALVESLAEHFYHKYEWDFRYDETADWRLIEITPFKIMAWGDGYDGQEGIRVW; this is encoded by the coding sequence ATGAGCAGACGACGAAACCCCGCCCGCTGGCGAGCCATCGAAGCCCGGTTGAGCCGCGAAAGTACCATCTGGTTAGCCACCGTGCGCGCCGACGGCCGCCCCCATCTGGTGCCGCTGTGGTACGTCTGGCTGGATGAGAAGCTCTACGTCTGCACCGGCAGCCGGACGCAGAAATACACCAATATGTACAACAATCAAAACGTCGCCCTGGCCCTGCCCGACGCGGCCAACGTCGTCGTCATCGAGGGCGAGGCCCACACCGCCGGCCGCGCCCTGGTCGAATCGCTGGCCGAGCACTTCTATCACAAATACGAGTGGGATTTTCGCTACGATGAGACGGCCGACTGGCGGCTGATCGAAATCACCCCCTTCAAGATCATGGCCTGGGGCGATGGCTATGATGGGCAAGAGGGGATTCGCGTCTGGTAA